The following are encoded together in the Drosophila willistoni isolate 14030-0811.24 unplaced genomic scaffold, UCI_dwil_1.1 Seg169, whole genome shotgun sequence genome:
- the LOC6652727 gene encoding LOW QUALITY PROTEIN: staphylococcal nuclease domain-containing protein 1-like (The sequence of the model RefSeq protein was modified relative to this genomic sequence to represent the inferred CDS: substituted 1 base at 1 genomic stop codon) has product MSASKEQNKKNGKKKEAPPAAAAAAKTLSGIVKQVLSGDTVVIRATTGAPPPEKQITFSHVLAPKLARRPGAGGYETKDEPWAWESREFLRKKLIGAEVTFTFDKPANSNREYGFVWLGKDKETGENVVESIVREGLVSVRREGRPTAEQQTLIELEDQARAAGRGKWSHNVNAVDKVRNIKWAHENPVHIVEIYDGKPVKAIIEHVRDGSTVRAFLLPEFHYITLMISGIRCPGVKLNADGKPDLTVKVPFADEARYYVETRLLQRDVEIRLESVNNSNFIGTILYPKGNIAESLLREGLAKCVDWSMAVMNTGADKLRAAEKIAKEKRLRQWQDYQAKTPAFNSKEKDFAGTVVEVFNGDAVNVRLANGQVKKVFFSSIRTPRDQRAVVGADGEEMVKAPPRVKNYRPLYEIPHMFEARELLRKKLINKKVQCNLDYISPARENFPEKYCYTVLIGGQNVAEAMVAKGLATCVRHRQDDDQRSSAYDQLIAAEQQAIKGLKGLYTKKDNATLRVNDLTVDHSHIKVQYLPSWQRALRNEAIVEFVASGSRLRLFVPKDSCLVTFLLAGISCPRSSRPALNGVPAXEGEPFGDDALTFTRERVLQRDVSVHIDTTDKAGSSVIGWLWTDGNVNLSVALVEEGLAEVHFSAEKSEYYGLLKSAEDRAKAAKKNIWANYVEQVPEEKVVIEEEKDEKVPVERKVNYENVIVTEITETLTFFAQSVDIGPKLETSMSKLHADFQSNPPIAVAYTPKRGDLVAAQFTFDNQWYRAKVERIQGNNASVLYIDYGNKETLPISRLAALPHAFSSEKPHATEYALALVALPADNEDKEEALRAFSDDVLNHKVQLNVELKVPGGPNLATLHDPTTKTDFGKQLVADGLVLAEKRRERKLKDLVDQYRAAQEAALASHLAIWKYGDITQDDAPEFR; this is encoded by the exons ATGTCTGCTTCCAAGGAGCAGAA taaaaaaaatggtaaaaaaaaagaggcgCCGCCAGCGGCAGCCGCTGCTGCGAAGACATTATCCGGCATTGTGAAGCAAGTACTCTCTGGAGATACTGTCGTTATACGCGCCACCACAGGTGCTCCACCTCCGGAGAAACAGATCACCTTCTCTCATGTTCTTGCGCCCAAATTGGCTCGTCGGCCAGGTGCTGGTGGCTATGAAACCAAGGATGAGCCTTGGGCTTGGGAGTCAAGAGAATTCCTGCGTAAAAAGTTAATCGGCGCCGAGGTGACCTTTACTTTTGACAAACCCGCTAATTCGAATCGGGAATACGGTTTTGTCTGGTTGGGCAAAGACAAGGAGACTGGTGAAAATGTTGTGGAGTCGATTGTACGCGAAGGTCTCGTCTCTGTTCGCCGTGAAGGACGCCCAACCGCTGAACAGCAAACGCTTATTGAACTCGAAGATCAGGCTCGGGCCGCTGGTCGTGGCAAGTGGTCACATAATGTCAATGCTGTTGACAAGGTTCGCAACATCAAATGGGCGCACGAAAATCCAGTCCATATAGTGGAAATATACGATGGAAAACCGGTGAAAGCCATTATTGAACATGTGCGCGACGGTTCTACTGTACGTGCCTTTTTGCTTCCCGAATTTCATTACATCACGTTAATGATATCTGGGATTCGCTGTCCTGGAGTAAAGCTTAATGCTGATGGTAAACCTGATCTTACTGTCAAGGTTCCCTTCGCCGACGAGGCACGCTACTATGTGGAGACGCGATTGCTGCAGCGTGACGTGGAAATTCGTCTTGAATCGGTGAATAACTCCAACTTTATTGGCACCATTTTGTATCCCAAAGGAAACATAGCGGAATCCCTGCTTCGTGAAGGGTTGGCCAAATGTGTCGACTGGTCTATGGCCGTAATGAACACAGGTGCCGATAAATTGCGCGCGGCTGAAAAAATTGCCAAGGAAAAACGTCTTCGCCAATGGCAAGACTATCAGGCCAAAACGCCCGCTTTTAACTCAAAGGAAAAAGATTTTGCTGGCACCGTGGTCGAAGTTTTTAACGGCGATGCTGTCAATGTGCGTCTTGCCAATGGTCAAGTAAAAAAGGTCTTCTTTTCATCTATAAGAACTCCTCGTGATCAGCGAGCTGTTGTCGGCGCGGATGGTGAGGAGATGGTCAAAGCTCCACCGCGGGTCAAGAATTACCGTCCGCTTTATGAGATTCCTCATATGTTCGAAGCCCGCGAATTGTTGCGTAAAAAGCTCATCAACAAGAAGGTTCAGTGTAATCTAGACTACATTTCACCTGCACGTGAGAACTTCCCGGAGAAGTATTGCTATACAGTCTTGATCGGAGGCCAGAATGTAGCCGAGGCCATGGTAGCCAAAGGGTTGGCTACTTGTGTGCGTCACCGCCAGGATGATGATCAACGCTCGTCTGCCTAcgatcagttgattgccgccgaGCAGCAGGCCATTAAGGGCTTGAAAGGTCTGTACACCAAGAAGGATAATGCCACGTTGCGTGTCAACGACCTCACTGTCGATCATTCCCACATCAAAGTGCAGTATTTGCCCTCGTGGCAACGTGCGCTTCGCAACGAAGCTATTGTTGAATTTGTCGCTAGTGGGTCCCGATTGCGTCTATTTGTGCCAAAAGATAGCTGCCTGGTCACGTTCCTACTTGCTGGAATATCCTGCCCTCGCTCTTCGCGCCCAGCCCTAAATGGTGTTCCAGCTTAAGAGGGTGAGCCTTTTGGAGATGATGCTTTAACGTTTACCAGAGAGCGCGTCCTACAACGTGATGTTTCTGTGCACATTGATACCACCGACAAGGCTGGTTCCTCGGTTATCGGATGGCTCTGGACCGACGGTAATGTCAATCTCTCTGTTGCTCTGGTGGAGGAGGGCTTAGCCGAAGTCCACTTTAGTGCCGAGAAGTCTGAATATTATGGTCTCCTAAAAAGCGCCGAGGATCGCGCCAAGGCAGCTAAGAAGAACATCTGGGCAAACTATGTGGAACAAGTGCCTGAGGAAAAGGTAGTTATAGAAGAGGAAAAAGATGAAAAGGTTCCGGTTGAACGCAAGGTCAACTATGAGAACGTCATTGTCACTGAGATTACCGAAACATTGACCTTCTTTGCTCAGTCCGTGGACATTGGACCAAAGTTAGAGACTTCGATGAGCAAGTTGCATGCAGATTTCCAGTCAAATCCCCCGATTGCCGTTGCGTATACACCCAAGCGCGGTGATCTGGTGGCAGCCCAATTTACTTTCGACAATCAGTGGTATCGCGCAAAGGTCGAACGCATTCAGGGCAACAATGCCAGCGTACTTTACATCGACTACGGTAACAAGGAGACCCTGCCTATCAGCCGTTTGGCAGCTTTGCCACATGCCTTCAGTAGCGAGAAACCGCATGCCACGGAATATGCCTTGGCTTTGGTCGCCCTGCCTGCCGACAATGAAGACAAGGAGGAAGCTCTGCGTGCCTTCTCTGACGATGTTCTAAACCACAAGGTACAACTAAATGTTGAACTGAAGGTTCCCGGAGGTCCAAATTTGGCCACTTTGCATGATCCAACCACCAAGACCGACTTCGGTAAACAATTGGTTGCCGATGGCCTTGTCTTAGCGGAAAAGAGACGCGAGCGCAAATTAAAGGATTTAGTGGATCAATATAGGGCCGCACAAGAGGCCGCCTTGGCATCGCATTTAGCTATCTGGAAGTATGGCGATATTACACAGGATGACGCGCCCGAGTTCCGCTAA